Genomic window (Nitrospirota bacterium):
TGCAAATTCTGGCTGGAACCTGTCGTATTGACGAGGAATCAAGGTTTTGCGCCAAAAGAACTTAACAAAATACGGGAGATAATTAAAAATAAGAAGAACAAAATAATGGAGGCATGGTATGAACACTGCGGTGAAATTGCAAGAAGTAAGAATTAAAGATGTAACCATTTCTAAAGACACTATTACAGCGCAATTGGTTGACGGCCGTATTATCAGCGTTCCGCTTGCATGGTCATGGCGTTTATCCGATGCAACACCTAAACAGCGGGCTCATTACAGGATCATAGGAGACGGGCAAGGCGTGCATTGGCCTGATGTAGATGAAGATATCAGTGCTGAAGGAATGCTGTATGGCGTTCCGGCTCCACGCCCGCTGAAGCGCAACTTAATACCTAAACATAACAAAAAAATGGCTACCAAATAGTTACAGCAGATGTGGTAAAAGCTGCGCCGCTGAGAAGGACTGAGCCTGTCGAAGTGCGAAAATCAGACAAGCCTTTTAGTCGTCATTCTCCACTTTAGCAAATAGGCCTACCGGCTAGTAGGCAGGGACAAGGGTGAAATGAAGCAGCATCTTCGAAAACAAGCACTCATAAAGAAAACGGAAACTTTCATTCCAGAGCCAACTGACATTTTCTCTGAGGAAGCAATTCGGCATGCTTTTGAAGAAAAAGAACGTTCAAGCGAACATCGTTTTGACTTACTTGCTTCTCCTGTAGCGGTTCAAACAGTCTTCAAAGCAACGCAAGACTTCAAGTCTCGGCGAAGTTTAGAAGTCACTGCAACAAAAAGACCTGAAGAAATACCAGATATCCCTCAAGGCACTCGCTTTCAGTTCAGTCGCCTTTGTGGGCACTACGGTAGCCTCAAAGCAAGTTCGAACCGAATAAAGAACAGGGAAGACTTAATTGTGGTGTTAGTATGGGAGGAAGGGCTGTTAGTAGGCTATGGCATAGCTGCCTCAAAGAATGACGAATGTGAAATCGAGATAGTCGATGTCGACTACTACTCTCGCCGGAAAGCTGACTTAGTAGACACGCTCCAGCTTTCT
Coding sequences:
- a CDS encoding DUF2442 domain-containing protein, encoding MNTAVKLQEVRIKDVTISKDTITAQLVDGRIISVPLAWSWRLSDATPKQRAHYRIIGDGQGVHWPDVDEDISAEGMLYGVPAPRPLKRNLIPKHNKKMATK
- a CDS encoding DUF4160 domain-containing protein, yielding MPSVKNIPGPYRFFFYSFDCNEQMHVHVQRENMSCKFWLEPVVLTRNQGFAPKELNKIREIIKNKKNKIMEAWYEHCGEIARSKN